The window atgttttcttatgaaaTCGCTTATAAGAAACAGAGTACTGCTTCAGTTGATCATAATGATaacaatttaaatttgaaatgatCAACcgtaatatttaattaaaataacttGCCGTCTAAATTATTTGCCGTGCAATTAATTTCAGGTGCTGGATTAATTCCAGAATGGATCAGATATTGCAGATAGACGTATACGATTACAGAAGACATCATTATATAAGATCAGAGGTACACATATAATCTATAAtccttattttcttttcttttttgctgGCCACAAGTATATTGttggaaaaaatattgaaaacacAACTTAATAAGCGAATGAGgctttatattaatataaatgtaaacaTTAGTTAGGCCACAAATCCGGCATATAATGTAAAGCTGGAAAatcaaataaatgaaaaaaatttaaaaaagccATGCCTCTTCGCAAACTATGGAACAAAAAACTCCTACTTAGCCACTTCTCTCATTcttctctttcttgattctgaTCGAACATGGGGTTTTTGTGACTGAATTCTGATCGAAGGACTCTTCTAAGTTGATCACAGGCCCTCCTCTGCGTTTGGCTGGAGTTATGGCTGTAGTTTGTGTTTCCTCAGAAACACCGTTGGTTAGCATCAGTGAACCCTGTCAAGGAAAATAGTTAGAAATAATGAATTCAaagtgaaacaaaaataaatacaaaagacATAAAAGTTAGTTTACCAACATAACATTAAATTGTTAATAGAAAATAAGCAGAAAACTAATTTACCTCAGGCGCATCAGATAATAAGGATGATTCCGGAGTAACAAAGCTACTTGTATCCTACATGAAAACCATTTTTAGGTTAAACACCAAGATCACATTTAGTAAGTAAAAATTATTATGAGAAAAGAACAGTGAAATACCGTAAGAGAGTTCACCACATCAAACTCAGAAATCATATCCGGATTTGTGATGATCTTCAACACTTTAAATGTGTCATGCTTGTAAACAAAATTCTCCTTCTCAATACCTATTTTGAATAGATAAGTTTTACCAATTAAGTTGGTGATTGCAAGGGGGAGGTCTTCTGGATCTTGAATCTGTGAAAAAAAAGGTAGGCATATACATCAATTTCTCCAAAGAAATAAGAAtggtaggaaaaaaaaaataattaacctCATCAATGTTCGGTCCTGTCAACTCAAGGCATGGCGTATGAATCAGATGGAAAGCAATGTTATCAAATAGCAGGAACTTTGCATTCCCGGTTGAGTCAAGAACGACAATGTGCAATTTGTACCTAtatataagtaataaaatattagattCTACAAAGCTGTAAATTAGCAAAGAagtaataattaaaagaaataattcATGTAATCACCTAGGCAGAAGTTTGGGATTGTAAACTTTGCATTTGGCACAATAGTAAGAATGTCCACcaccatcttcatcttctccatcgTCCAGATTTTCACTTGGAACGGTTAAAACCTTCTTTGCACACACTTTGCAGCTAAGATAATACCATCCCATATCACAATCAATGGCAGCAATTGTGCAAAGTACTATTCCTTGCTCCACCTGTTTTAGACATTGCCATTCAAGTTTTAGACTAACAAATAGAGGTgttgataaaatataattgtattaagtaaaacttaaaataatacCTGCTTAGATTCAAGCAAGTAGGAAATTGTTCTTCTTGGTGTGTGCACAAAGAAGTCTTCCTTCTGAGAAACTCCATTCGCCAGTGCCAAAGCTTTTGATTCAACAATTGCCAAAACTATTGAATCCTGAGGTAACCTAACAATTAACAAATATAACTTAGACGAACACTTAGTTTAGATGAAAACTCGCTTCATCTATTTCTTACAAAGTGTGTACTCACTTAGACTTAAATTCTGCAACTTCTGCCATTGCCGGATTCAGAGACACATATGACACATTGTAGGCATTTGAAACGCTGCGCTCATCTACATaaccaaattaaaaattaaaaatagttttgaaaTTAACTCCGgcttatcaaatatataaacattcCTTGATTTACCTTTCCAGATTTTAATCTTCCCAAAACGCAACACACATATTATTGATTCATCACCCTTAGTTTGAACAGCTTCATTGACATCCATTGCAAAGCTTCCCCAAAGAACTATGGGGAGTCGTACATCTCTGTCAAAATTGTAACAAATACAATTAAagacaaaaattataaatacaggAACACGTAACGTTAGATATACAAAACATACTCTAGGTTTCGAAGTTCAAGGGAGATTTTCTGGGTGTCCTTCCCATTCACAGAAACAACTTCAACATGGGATACTTCCACGATCTGGCCCAAAACATCTGTAAATGAACACAATAAACCTATTAGTAAACGAAATATCTGGTAATAAACAGCAATAAGTAAGACATCTGTAGATACTAACCAACCAAGTAATCCGGGTTTAGAGAACCATTGAGGATATCTTCAAAATTAGCAGATTTGAACCCACTTAAAGCATATGGCAAATCATCACAACGTTTGACACGTGTGGTTTCAATGAAACCAATCTTGTATGGATGGGAAGTCGTCCGGTAGGATCCACAAGAATGATTTAGCGTGAAGTTAATCAAAATTCTTGTCATCCCTTCTCCTAGAACAGGTGCAAATTGATCCACCAATTCTTTCTTCACAGTAGCGTGAATGTTATCACCCTGAAAAGAGTTAAAGAACAGGTCAAAATCATTAACAAAAATTCCGGATTGAGAAACTTTAAAGTAATACACTAATATAAAGCAAATAAACTCACGTTGGAGTCACTTAAAACCATTTCAATGGTGGCACCTCCTTGCGCGGAATACTGCCTCCAAAGCCTTATGATTTTGACCTTGATTTTCCACATACTCTTAAACGGTTTCAGTTCAGACACTGTGTTTAAAAAAGCCATCTCGAGATGCTGAACAAATTTGTGAAAGGGTTTACTGTCGATGGTGTTAACTGATGATGGAATACCTAGTGTGAATCCCCTTTATATATAAGAGAATGTTAGGGTCGTTCATATGTTATttcaatatattataaatttatgagcACAATTAAATGTTTCGCTTGGCAACCACACAATTTCCTTTGTTCAATCAAATCGATATTTACTGTAATATTTGTTTGACAATATTACCTTGTATAAGAAAGATTTGATATATTGGAAGTATAGTTCTTTGAGTGCATATCAAGTTAATGTACAAACGTGAATATATTGAATTAAATGCTCTGAAGAGGAACATTATAGAAATAAGCTCCTAACAAATATTTCCTCTGACTTTTGCAGGAAAACGTGTCGACAAAGCAAATCAAAACCACATCCAATTGCGGTTTTTCTTCGAGGTATATTAACAATGTTTTTCGGTTAAGCTATCCAGTGGTTAACGATTTTGagagtttaaaaaattaaaaactatcatACATGACCTTTAAACTATCATACATGACCGTTATAACCTAAGTTTAGTAGAACttgagaaaaacaaaaaaaaaatttgcgatgtttattattaattatacatgaacaaataaatatttgctACAAAAATTAGTTGAGCATCGATGGTTTTATTGATCGTACATCACTTGAACTAAGATCAAGTTTTGATCCATGTGTTACACTTTCtgataaacatatataaacagTTTTTGAATTTCGTATGTTCAATGACAGGCTCATGTTTAAGTTAAGGATGTTAAATTACCAGTTACACTGATCTTGCCCCATTTCATATGTTCATTCAGTTTTTCGTATAAACATTTTATTGAATTTCGAATGTTCAATGACAGGCTCTTGTTTAAGTTAAGGATGCTAAATTATAATGTTCACTGATATTGCCCCAATTCATATGTTCATTCAGTTTTTCGTATAGTTGTAACGGACACCACCTGTCaaacattttaaaaagaaataagagTTATTAGTGTAACTGGTTTAATGAAGAACCTGATTATTAGTGTAACTGGTTTGAAGAAGAACCAGAATCATTGATTGGGGCGTAACTTTCGTAATCATTCATTATA is drawn from Brassica rapa cultivar Chiifu-401-42 chromosome A05, CAAS_Brap_v3.01, whole genome shotgun sequence and contains these coding sequences:
- the LOC117134409 gene encoding replication protein A 70 kDa DNA-binding subunit E-like; this encodes MAFLNTVSELKPFKSMWKIKVKIIRLWRQYSAQGGATIEMVLSDSNGDNIHATVKKELVDQFAPVLGEGMTRILINFTLNHSCGSYRTTSHPYKIGFIETTRVKRCDDLPYALSGFKSANFEDILNGSLNPDYLVDVLGQIVEVSHVEVVSVNGKDTQKISLELRNLEDVRLPIVLWGSFAMDVNEAVQTKGDESIICVLRFGKIKIWKDERSVSNAYNVSYVSLNPAMAEVAEFKSKLPQDSIVLAIVESKALALANGVSQKEDFFVHTPRRTISYLLESKQVEQGIVLCTIAAIDCDMGWYYLSCKVCAKKVLTVPSENLDDGEDEDGGGHSYYCAKCKVYNPKLLPRYKLHIVVLDSTGNAKFLLFDNIAFHLIHTPCLELTGPNIDEIQDPEDLPLAITNLIGKTYLFKIGIEKENFVYKHDTFKVLKIITNPDMISEFDVVNSLTDTSSFVTPESSLLSDAPEGSLMLTNGVSEETQTTAITPAKRRGGPVINLEESFDQNSVTKTPCSIRIKKEKNERSG